One window of Oreochromis niloticus isolate F11D_XX linkage group LG23, O_niloticus_UMD_NMBU, whole genome shotgun sequence genomic DNA carries:
- the LOC109196918 gene encoding trace amine-associated receptor 13c-like, with the protein MDVSGGPPLCFPNLNSSCRRLLRPTSQAALLYTLLAFISLLTVVLNLLVVVSISHFRQLHTSTNTLLLSLAASDLLVGLLVMPIEGLYYIETCWLLGRLMCALSPYLSYCLISVSLGSMVLISVDRYIAICDPLLYSSKITVNRVKLSVCVCWVCSLLYNGCILMEHLRWPKRFSSCHGECVVFISYTSGTIDLFLSFVGPCALMFVLYMRVFVVAVSQVRIIRSQVAVRAAPAAKKSEMKAARTLGIVIAVFLMCFCPYYYPSLAGVDTSTSLPYYALFSWIMLTNSCVNPVIYALFYPWFRRAIRLIVTLRILQPHSREVNIL; encoded by the coding sequence ATGGACGTCTCTGGAGGTCCCCCCCTCTGCTTCCCCAACCTCAACTCCTCCTGCAGGCGGCTGCTGCGACCCACCTCCCAGGCCGCTCTTCTCTACACCCTGCTGGCCTTCATCTCCCTGCTCACTGTGGTGCTCAACCTGCTTGTCGTCGTCTCCATCTCCCACTTTAGACAGCTTCACACCTCGACCAACACCCTGCTCCTGTCCCTGGCCGCGTCCGACTTGCTGGTGGGGTTGCTGGTGATGCCCATCGAGGGCCTGTACTACATCGAGACGTGCTGGCTGCTGGGGAGGCTGATGTGTGCTCTCAGTCCTTATTTGTCTTACTGCcttatctctgtctctctgggCAGCATGGTGCTCATATCTGTAGATCGCTATATAGCCATCTGTGACCCTCTGCTCTATTCCTCAAAGATCACAGTGAACAGAGTGAAGCTTTCAGTCTGTGTCTGCTGGGTCTGCTCTCTTCTCTACAATGGCTGCATTCTCATGGAGCACTTAAGGTGGCCGAAGAGGTTCAGCTCCTGTCATGGGGAGTGTGTGGTGTTCATCAGCTACACTTCAGGAACAATAGATCTCTTTTTGTCATTTGTCGGCCCCTGTGCCTTAATGTTTGTTCTGTACATGAGGGTGTTTGTGGTTGCTGTCTCTCAGGTGCGAATCATTCGGTCGCAGGTGGCTGTGAGAGCAGCTCCAGCTGCTAAAAAATCAGAGATGAAGGCAGCCAGGACACTCGGGATTGTGATAGCTGTGTTTCTAATGTGCTTCTGCCCTTATTATTATCCTTCCCTTGCAGGTGTGGACACCTCTACGAGCTTGCCTTATTATGCTCTATTCTCTTGGATAATGCTGACAAACTCTTGTGTGAACCCTGTGATTTATGCTCTGTTCTACCCCTGGTTTAGAAGAGCTATCAGACTCATCGTCACCCTCAGAATACTGCAGCCTCACTCCAGAGAGGTCAACATCCTGTAG
- the LOC100707222 gene encoding trace amine-associated receptor 13c-like — MDGSGGPPLCFPNLNSSCRRLLRPTSQAALLYTLLASVSLLTVVLNLLVVVSISHFKQLHTPTNALLLSLAVSDLLVGLLVMPIEGLRYIETCWLLGRLMCALSPYLSYCLISVSLGSMVLISVDRYIAICDPLLYSSKITVNRVKLSVCVCWACSLLYNGCILMEHLAWPDRFSSCHGECVVFISRTSGTIDLFLSFVGPCGVMFVLYMRVFVVAVSQVRAIQSQVAVRAAPAAKKSELKAARTLGILIAVFLMCFCPYYYPSYAGDDTSTSLPYYAVLFWIALTNSCVNPVIYVLFYPWFRRAMRFVITLRILQPHSREVKIL, encoded by the coding sequence ATGGACGGCTCTGGAGGTCCTCCCCTCTGCTTCCCCAACCTCAACTCCTCCTGCAGGCGGCTGCTGCGACCCACCTCCCAGGCCGCTCTTCTCTACACTCTGCTGGCTTCAGTCTCACTGCTCACTGTGGTGCTCAACCTGCTCGTGGTCGTCTCCATCTCCCACTTCAAGCAGCTCCACACCCCGACCAACGCCCTGCTCCTGTCCCTGGCCGTGTCCGACCTGCTGGTGGGGTTGCTGGTGATGCCCATCGAGGGCCTGCGCTACATCGAGACGTGCTGGCTGCTGGGGAGGCTGATGTGTGCTCTCAGTCCTTATTTGTCTTACTGCcttatctctgtctctctgggCAGCATGGTGCTCATATCTGTAGATCGCTATATAGCCATCTGTGACCCTCTGCTCTATTCCTCAAAGATCACAGTGAACAGAGTGAAGCTTTCAGTCTGTGTCTGCTGGGCCTGCTCTCTTCTCTACAATGGCTGCATTCTCATGGAGCACTTAGCGTGGCCGGACAGGTTCAGCTCCTGTCACGGGGAGTGTGTGGTGTTCATCAGCCGAACTTCAGGAACAATAGATCTCTTTTTGTCATTTGTCGGCCCCTGTGGCGTAATGTTTGTTCTGTACATGAGGGTGTTTGTGGTTGCTGTTTCTCAGGTGCGTGCCATTCAGTCACAGGTGGCTGTGAGAGCAGCTCCAGCTGCTAAAAAATCAGAGTTGAAGGCAGCCAGGACACTCGGGATTTTGATAGCTGTGTTTCTAATGTGCTTCTGCCCTTATTATTATCCTTCCTATGCAGGTGACGACACCTCTACGAGCTTGCCTTATTACGCCGTGCTGTTTTGGATCGCACTGACAAACTCTTGTGTCAACCCTGTGATTTATGTACTGTTCTACCCCTGGTTTAGGAGAGCTATGAGATTCGTCATCACCCTCAGAATACTGCAGCCTCACTCCAGAGAGGTCAAGATCCTGTAG
- the LOC100707486 gene encoding trace amine-associated receptor 13c-like, translating into MDGSGGPPLCFPNLNSSCRRLLRPTSQAALLYTLLASVSLLTVVLNLLVVVSISHFKQLHTPTNALLLSLAVSDLLVGLLVMPIEGLRYIETCWLLGRLMCALSPYLSYCLISVSLGSMVLISVDRYIAICDPLLYSSKITVNRVKLSVCVCWACSLLYNGCILMEHLGWPDRLSSCHGECVVFISRTSGTVDFFFSFLGPCGVMFVLYMRVFVVAVSQVRAIQSQVAVRAAPAAKISELKAARTLGILIAVFVMCFCPYYYPSLAGVDTFLSLPSYAMVCWIMLTNACVNPVIYVLFYPWFRRAIRFIVTLRILQPHSREVNIL; encoded by the coding sequence ATGGACGGCTCTGGAGGTCCTCCCCTCTGCTTCCCCAACCTCAACTCCTCCTGCAGGCGGCTGCTGCGACCCACCTCCCAGGCCGCCCTTCTCTACACTCTGCTGGCTTCAGTCTCACTGCTCACTGTGGTGCTCAACCTGCTCGTGGTCGTCTCCATCTCCCACTTCAAGCAGCTCCACACCCCGACCAACGCCCTGCTCCTGTCCCTGGCCGTGTCTGACCTGCTGGTGGGGCTGCTGGTGATGCCCATCGAGGGCCTGCGCTACATCGAGACGTGCTGGCTGCTGGGGAGGCTGATGTGTGCTCTCAGTCCTTATTTGTCTTACTGCcttatctctgtctctctgggCAGCATGGTGCTCATATCTGTAGATCGCTATATAGCCATCTGTGACCCTCTGCTCTATTCCTCAAAGATCACAGTGAACAGAGTGAAGCTTTCAGTCTGTGTCTGCTGGGCCTGCTCTCTTCTCTACAATGGCTGCATTCTCATGGAACACTTAGGGTGGCCGGACAGGTTAAGCTCCTGTCACGGGGAGTGTGTTGTGTTCATCAGCCGAACTTCAGGAACAGtagatttctttttctcatttctcgGCCCCTGTGGCGTAATGTTTGTTCTGTACATGAGGGTGTTTGTGGTTGCTGTTTCTCAGGTGCGTGCCATTCAGTCACAGGTGGCTGTGAGAGCAGCTCCAGCTGCTAAAATATCAGAGTTGAAAGCAGCCAGGACACTCGGGATTTTGATAGCTGTGTTTGTAATGTGCTTCTGCCCTTATTATTATCCTTCCCTTGCAGGTGTGGACACCTTTCTGAGCTTGCCTTCTTACGCCATGGTGTGTTGGATCATGCTTACAAATGCTTGTGTGAACCCTGTGATTTATGTTCTGTTTTACCCCTGGTTTAGAAGAGCTATCAGATTCATCGTCACCCTCAGAATACTGCAGCCTCACTCCAGAGAGGTCAACATCCTGTAG
- the LOC100706960 gene encoding trace amine-associated receptor 13c-like — protein sequence MDGSGGPPLCFPNLNSSCRRLLRPTSQAALLYTLLASVSLLTVVLNLLVVISISHFKQLHTPTNALLLSLAVSDLLLGLLVMPIEGLRYIETCWLLGRLMCALSPYLSYCFLSFSLDSMVLISVDRYIAICDPLLYSSKITVNRVKLSVCFCWVCSLLYNGCILMEHLGSPDRFSSCHGECVVFISYTSGTVDLFLSFVAPFAVMFVLYMRVFVVAVSQVRAIQSQVAVRAAPAAKTSELKAARTLGILIAVFLMCFCPYYYPSFTGDDTSTSLPYYAVLFWIMLINACVNPVIYVLFYPWFRRAIRFIVTLRILQPHSREVKIL from the coding sequence ATGGACGGCTCTGGAGGTCCTCCCCTCTGCTTCCCCAACCTCAACTCCTCCTGCAGGCGGCTGCTGCGACCCACCTCCCAGGCCGCTCTTCTCTACACCCTGCTGGCTTCAGTCTCACTGCTCACTGTGGTGCTCAACCTGCTCGTGGTCATCTCCATCTCCCACTTCAAGCAGCTCCACACCCCGACCAATGCCCTGCTCCTGTCCCTGGCCGTGTCCGACCTGCTTTTGGGGTTGCTGGTGATGCCCATTGAGGGCCTGCGCTACATCGAGACGTGCTGGCTGCTGGGGAGGCTGATGTGTGCTCTCAGTCCTTATTTGTCTTACTGcttcctctctttttctctggaCAGCATGGTGCTCATATCTGTAGATCGCTATATAGCCATCTGTGACCCTCTGCTCTATTCCTCAAAGATCACAGTGAACAGAGTGAAGCTTTCAGTCTGTTTCTGCTGGGTCTGCTCTCTTCTCTACAATGGCTGCATTCTCATGGAACACTTAGGGTCGCCGGACAGGTTCAGCTCCTGTCACGGGGAGTGTGTTGTGTTCATCAGCTACACTTCAGGCACAGTAGATCTCTTTTTGTCATTTGTTGCCCCCTTTGCTGTAATGTTTGTTCTGTACATGAGGGTGTTTGTGGTTGCTGTTTCTCAGGTGCGTGCCATTCAGTCACAGGTGGCTGTGAGAGCAGCTCCAGCTGCTAAAACATCAGAGTTGAAGGCAGCCAGGACACTCGGGATTTTGATAGCTGTGTTTCTAATGTGCTTCTGCCCTTATTATTATCCTTCCTTTACAGGTGATGACACCTCTACAAGCTTGCCTTATTACGCTGTGCTGTTTTGGATCATGCTAATAAATGCTTGTGTGAACCCTGTGATTTATGTTCTGTTTTACCCCTGGTTTAGAAGAGCTATCAGATTCATCGTCACCCTCAGAATACTGCAGCCTCACTCCAGAGAGGTCAAGATCCTGTAG